In Candidatus Firestonebacteria bacterium RIFOXYD2_FULL_39_29, the sequence AAAAAAGCGTTTATAGATCCTGTTAAATGTAATTATTGCGGGGCCTGTCTTGACGCCTGTAAGAAATTTAAAGCGATATTGATCCAGGTTGATAGAAAAGTATCAGATCAGGATCTTTCTCTTTATAAAGGTATCTGGGTATATGCGGAACAGAGGCATGGAGAGATTGCTTCGGTTGTTTATGAACTCTTAAATGAAGGAAGAAAGCTTGCTACGGAACTCGGAGAAGAACTCTGTGCCGTCCTTATCGGACATGATGTTACAAAAAAAGCCAATGATCTTATTCTTTACGGCGCGGATAAAGTTTTCGTTGTGGATTCAAATTGCTTAAAAGATTTCAATGACGAATCTTACGCAAAAGCTCTGGTTTCTTTAGTTGAAGAGTACAAACCAAATATTATTTTAACGGGAGCCACGGCGCTCGGGCGTTCTTTTATCCCTAAGGTTGCCGTTATGCTGGAGACCGGACTTACCGCGGATTGTACCCAGCTGGATATTGACCAGTATACAAAACTCCTATTGCAAACCAGGCCTGCTTTCGGCGGAAATCTTATGGCTACTATTACTTGTCCGAGTTTTAGGCCTCAGATGGCGACTGTAAGGCATAAAGTATTTAAAAAAGCAGTTAAAGATCCGAACAGAAAAGGGCTTATTATTGCAAAAAACATTCAAGAAGACTGCCTGATTGCCCGGACGAAACTTATAGAATTTGTAAAAGAAGTTGAGTCCACGGTTAACCTTTCTGAAGCGGATATTATTGTATCCGGGGGAAGAGGGCTGGGCGAAGCCAAGAACTTTGCGTTAATCCGTGAACTGGCGCAGTTGATAAACGGTGCAGTGGGTGCTTCCCGAGCCGCAGTCGATGCCGGCTGGATTCCGTATTCACATCAGGTTGGGCAAACGGGAAAAACAGTATGTCCGAAACTCTATATCGCAGTAGGAATT encodes:
- a CDS encoding electron transfer flavoprotein subunit alpha — encoded protein: MAIKVLNEKCVGCKLCLPTCAQGAITILENKKAFIDPVKCNYCGACLDACKKFKAILIQVDRKVSDQDLSLYKGIWVYAEQRHGEIASVVYELLNEGRKLATELGEELCAVLIGHDVTKKANDLILYGADKVFVVDSNCLKDFNDESYAKALVSLVEEYKPNIILTGATALGRSFIPKVAVMLETGLTADCTQLDIDQYTKLLLQTRPAFGGNLMATITCPSFRPQMATVRHKVFKKAVKDPNRKGLIIAKNIQEDCLIARTKLIEFVKEVESTVNLSEADIIVSGGRGLGEAKNFALIRELAQLINGAVGASRAAVDAGWIPYSHQVGQTGKTVCPKLYIAVGISGSIQHMAGMQSSENIIAINRDPQAPIFEIATYGIVGDLFEVVPALIAKIKK